The Neochlamydia sp. S13 genome has a segment encoding these proteins:
- the mfd gene encoding transcription-repair coupling factor: MFKEIIKSEKIQKLEEALKNHDSILIEETWNAAKAFITSLAKQATGKNILILTGASLEETRLFHDFPFFAGQSAIEFPAWETLPSENIAPSPDVVGERYKVLEQLVQQEGPHIILSGLQACLQRLIPPQKFKQLYMHLTPQTSIPFGIFTERLVSMGYQRRAVAADKGEFAIRGGIIDIFPVSSPDPFRLDFWGDEIESIRIYDPIGQKSIRSVEKVEIPPAKELELLKPEPHLCTLLDYLGPETIVVFDDILALEDRYASLVNICGSSTPTFCSIGQFMEAMAPLQKIFLSQNPIEELSEVRILDKTSTNYYSKQAPLYKLSFSLFASEFHARRWSHPFIPLSHFLLPEQAENAEINGQEILLSLSKLGQSDHHLHFLCDTPLEESNLKKRLQEAHITLPENTFFHLHYLSSGFVLEDQKLIILPATEITHRYKIRRQKQRSTYHTTPLESYDLSAGELVVHLNNGIGKFIGLEKRPNLQGSLSEFFAIEYADNAKLFVPLNQAYLISKYVGANEEIPKLHHLGSSRWKKTKENTERAIMSYAADLLELYAKRSVKEGYAYSEDSSDMQAFEEDFPFVETEDQLAAIAAIKADMQEKKCMDRLICGDVGYGKTEVAMRAAFKAVVDGRKQVAVLVPTTVLAMQHYENFVERMSNFPINIAVMSRFRSAKQMKETLEGIAKGSVDIIIGTHRLIGKDVIFKDLGLVIIDEEQRFGVKAKEQLKKIKNSIECLTLSATPIPRTLYMSLIGARDMSVINTPPQDRLPITTLITESNDETLKNALLRELSRNGQAYLIHNRVESIYDYAARLKKLLPQARIVVGHGQMSSQEIDTVFHAFKSGQADILVATTIVENGIDIPNANTILIDRADTFGLADLYQLRGRVGRWNRKAYAYFMVPRLRSLPELSRKRLNALMEAQGYGGGMKIAMRDLEIRGAGNILGHEQSGQVAAIGFHLYCKLLKRTIQTLQGKISSLLVDTKMDFPLLDARLPEEFINEVSLRMEIYQRLGEAITHEEVEAIWEEIKDRFGTPPEAASWLYHLTKIRVYASTNGFTLLKLDKFCLSLEQQKGKQTKNKRTLIGSFKNGKQLESKVIQAMQEM, from the coding sequence GTGTTTAAAGAAATAATCAAAAGTGAAAAAATTCAAAAGCTTGAAGAAGCTTTAAAAAATCATGATTCCATTCTTATTGAAGAAACATGGAATGCAGCCAAAGCTTTTATAACTTCTTTAGCCAAGCAAGCCACTGGCAAAAACATTCTTATTTTAACAGGGGCTAGCTTAGAAGAGACCCGCTTATTTCACGATTTTCCATTTTTTGCTGGGCAATCCGCTATTGAATTTCCCGCTTGGGAGACGTTGCCCTCTGAAAACATTGCACCTAGTCCTGATGTAGTGGGCGAGCGGTATAAAGTTTTAGAACAGCTAGTGCAACAAGAAGGCCCTCACATTATTCTTTCTGGCCTGCAAGCTTGCCTGCAACGTCTGATCCCTCCTCAGAAATTCAAACAGCTCTACATGCACCTGACCCCTCAAACATCCATTCCTTTTGGAATTTTTACAGAGCGCCTTGTGAGCATGGGATATCAAAGAAGAGCTGTGGCTGCCGATAAAGGAGAATTTGCGATTCGCGGCGGAATCATTGATATTTTTCCTGTTTCTTCTCCTGATCCTTTCCGGCTTGACTTTTGGGGAGATGAAATTGAATCCATCCGCATCTATGATCCTATTGGGCAAAAGTCTATCCGAAGTGTAGAAAAAGTAGAGATTCCGCCTGCTAAAGAGCTGGAATTATTAAAACCTGAGCCTCATCTATGCACACTATTGGATTATTTAGGTCCTGAGACGATCGTGGTTTTTGATGACATACTCGCTTTAGAAGACCGTTATGCTTCCCTTGTCAATATTTGTGGTAGCTCAACGCCTACATTTTGCAGCATCGGACAGTTCATGGAAGCTATGGCCCCCCTACAGAAAATCTTTCTTAGTCAGAATCCTATAGAAGAATTGAGCGAAGTTCGCATCCTTGATAAAACTTCAACAAATTATTATTCTAAACAAGCTCCCCTCTACAAGCTCTCTTTCTCTCTATTCGCAAGCGAATTTCATGCTCGACGTTGGTCTCATCCTTTCATTCCTCTCAGTCATTTCCTGTTGCCTGAACAGGCAGAGAACGCAGAAATTAACGGCCAAGAAATTCTCTTATCCCTCTCTAAGCTGGGACAATCAGATCATCATCTTCACTTTCTTTGCGACACGCCCTTAGAAGAGAGTAATCTAAAAAAACGCCTTCAAGAGGCTCATATTACCCTGCCGGAAAATACTTTTTTCCACCTGCACTATTTATCCAGCGGTTTTGTCTTAGAAGATCAAAAGCTGATCATCTTACCTGCCACTGAGATTACGCATCGATATAAAATCCGCCGACAGAAGCAGCGTAGCACTTATCATACCACCCCGCTAGAAAGCTATGATTTATCTGCGGGAGAGCTTGTAGTGCACCTTAATAATGGTATCGGTAAATTTATTGGATTAGAAAAACGCCCTAATCTTCAAGGGAGCCTTAGTGAATTTTTTGCCATTGAATATGCCGACAACGCTAAATTATTTGTCCCTCTTAATCAAGCCTATTTAATTAGCAAATATGTAGGAGCTAATGAAGAAATTCCTAAACTGCATCATCTAGGCAGCAGCCGCTGGAAGAAGACTAAAGAAAATACTGAGCGGGCTATTATGAGCTATGCGGCCGACCTTTTAGAGTTATACGCTAAGCGCTCCGTGAAAGAAGGCTATGCCTATTCGGAAGACAGCTCAGATATGCAAGCTTTTGAAGAAGACTTTCCTTTTGTGGAAACTGAAGATCAACTAGCTGCTATCGCTGCCATTAAAGCTGACATGCAGGAAAAAAAATGCATGGATCGCCTAATTTGTGGCGATGTGGGGTATGGGAAAACGGAAGTCGCTATGCGGGCTGCTTTTAAAGCAGTGGTTGACGGTAGGAAACAGGTTGCAGTCTTAGTTCCCACCACCGTGCTAGCCATGCAGCATTATGAAAATTTTGTTGAAAGAATGAGCAACTTTCCTATCAATATCGCCGTCATGTCTCGCTTTCGTTCGGCCAAGCAAATGAAAGAGACCTTGGAGGGCATTGCTAAGGGCTCTGTCGATATTATTATTGGTACCCATCGTTTGATAGGCAAAGATGTAATTTTTAAAGATTTGGGGCTGGTTATCATTGACGAAGAGCAACGTTTTGGCGTTAAAGCTAAAGAACAGCTGAAAAAGATTAAAAATTCTATTGAATGTTTAACGCTTTCTGCTACGCCAATCCCGCGTACCCTCTACATGTCACTCATCGGAGCACGCGACATGTCTGTCATTAATACTCCCCCTCAAGATCGCCTGCCCATTACCACTCTCATCACGGAATCTAATGACGAAACACTTAAGAATGCTTTACTACGTGAACTATCTCGTAATGGTCAAGCCTATCTCATCCATAATCGCGTAGAATCCATCTATGATTATGCCGCCCGCCTCAAAAAACTTTTACCCCAAGCTCGCATTGTCGTAGGACATGGACAAATGAGCAGCCAAGAAATAGATACTGTTTTCCATGCTTTTAAAAGCGGCCAAGCAGATATCTTGGTAGCTACGACAATTGTAGAAAACGGCATTGATATTCCTAATGCCAACACCATTTTAATCGATCGTGCCGATACTTTTGGACTCGCGGATCTATACCAATTGCGTGGCCGAGTAGGCCGATGGAATAGAAAAGCTTATGCCTATTTTATGGTTCCCCGTCTACGTTCGTTACCAGAACTTTCGCGCAAAAGGCTGAATGCTTTAATGGAAGCGCAAGGATATGGTGGCGGTATGAAAATTGCTATGCGCGATCTCGAAATCCGAGGAGCAGGAAATATTTTGGGCCATGAACAATCCGGGCAAGTAGCTGCTATTGGCTTTCATTTATATTGCAAGCTACTAAAAAGAACTATACAGACTTTGCAAGGTAAAATATCCAGTTTACTTGTGGATACTAAAATGGATTTTCCCCTGCTGGACGCACGATTGCCAGAAGAATTTATTAATGAAGTTAGCTTACGCATGGAAATTTATCAAAGATTAGGAGAAGCCATCACCCATGAAGAGGTAGAGGCTATCTGGGAAGAAATTAAAGACCGTTTCGGAACACCTCCTGAAGCTGCTAGTTGGCTATATCATCTTACAAAAATACGTGTATATGCTTCTACGAATGGCTTTACCCTTTTAAAGCTAGATAAGTTTTGTTTAAGCTTAGAGCAGCAAAAAGGTAAGCAAACAAAAAATAAGCGAACGCTAATAGGTTCCTTTAAAAATGGTAAGCAGCTGGAGAGCAAGGTTATTCAAGCTATGCAAGAGATGTAG
- the ruvA gene encoding Holliday junction branch migration protein RuvA, with protein sequence MIAYIKGALTQLTSLFAVIESGGIGYKILIPANLFAKLPSLQEEVLLYTAFVIRENSQTLYGFLNSEDRELFEALMNVTGVGPKMALSIIGHLSGRELQRAIHNHEIATISKVPGIGKKTAERLMIEMRDKIPAILLLDPEEHAVYPSTDPHAQKIKDAMSALINLGYNQMIAQQAIKKCLKEFPETIELSELITAALKNI encoded by the coding sequence GTGATAGCTTACATAAAAGGAGCTTTAACGCAATTGACCTCCTTATTTGCTGTAATTGAAAGTGGGGGTATAGGCTACAAAATCTTAATTCCTGCAAATCTTTTTGCAAAACTCCCCTCCCTACAGGAAGAGGTTTTGCTCTATACAGCTTTTGTCATTAGAGAAAATTCCCAAACGTTATATGGATTTTTGAATAGCGAGGACCGCGAGCTTTTTGAAGCTCTAATGAATGTAACAGGCGTAGGGCCAAAGATGGCTCTAAGCATTATAGGCCATCTATCAGGGCGTGAGCTGCAGCGGGCTATTCATAATCATGAGATAGCTACCATCAGCAAGGTTCCAGGCATTGGCAAGAAAACTGCAGAACGTTTGATGATAGAAATGCGCGATAAAATTCCAGCTATACTGCTTCTTGATCCTGAAGAACATGCTGTCTACCCCTCTACTGACCCACATGCTCAGAAAATTAAAGATGCGATGAGCGCTTTGATCAATCTAGGCTATAATCAAATGATTGCTCAACAAGCCATTAAAAAATGCTTGAAAGAATTTCCTGAAACTATTGAGCTGAGTGAATTGATTACTGCTGCCCTTAAAAACATATAA
- the ruvC gene encoding crossover junction endodeoxyribonuclease RuvC, translating to MIIIGIDPGTRITGYGIIRVVGNVYQVLDYGCIRPPANYKLTERYLVIFNALEALIHQYSPEALAVETQYVSKNVQSAIKLGMARGIAILAAKKKGIAIFEYSPSKAKLAVVGNGSASKGQVQKMVQLLLKLAQPPKPEDAADALALAICHAHAAQCKSFYEAEI from the coding sequence GTGATAATTATTGGAATTGATCCTGGCACGCGCATTACAGGATATGGAATTATTAGAGTTGTAGGAAATGTTTATCAAGTTCTAGATTATGGTTGCATACGCCCGCCCGCTAATTACAAATTAACGGAACGCTATCTGGTTATTTTTAATGCACTAGAGGCTCTTATTCATCAATATTCCCCTGAGGCCCTTGCCGTGGAAACGCAGTATGTCAGTAAAAATGTGCAAAGTGCGATCAAGCTTGGAATGGCACGAGGAATTGCAATTTTAGCAGCCAAGAAAAAGGGGATTGCTATTTTTGAATATTCACCTTCTAAAGCTAAGCTAGCTGTGGTAGGCAACGGAAGCGCTAGCAAAGGACAAGTGCAAAAGATGGTGCAACTTCTTTTAAAGCTCGCCCAGCCTCCTAAGCCGGAGGATGCTGCTGATGCTTTAGCGTTGGCGATCTGCCATGCTCATGCAGCCCAATGTAAGAGTTTCTATGAAGCGGAAATTTAA
- the waaF gene encoding lipopolysaccharide heptosyltransferase II, giving the protein MKTPYFPWPSKPPKNIIVRMPNWIGDAVMATPLLTDLRRQWKEAKITVICQTPIDSVLQNHPDINSIYAFKRPKSWLNKFHHYEVIDFLQKGQYDLGLLLTNSFSSAWWFLKGKVQNRLGFADGFRSLLLNKAIPFPKNKEFQHQVITYKTLLGPLAIPVSSTPPQLYVSTQELQEAHHFLHRCGIDLQKNILVGINPGAAYGSAKCWPPERFNKLTKKLLENPNVFVIYFGDSNGVSVVNQICQDLPNRAINLAGRTSIRELIALLKCCSIFLTNDSGPMHIAAALGVRLLALFGSTNEIKTGPYPQGLVIHKHVECSPCYKRVCPIDFRCMTKIKVEEVYEQLERLVKENSC; this is encoded by the coding sequence ATGAAAACCCCTTATTTCCCCTGGCCCTCTAAGCCTCCAAAGAATATTATCGTAAGAATGCCCAATTGGATAGGTGACGCTGTCATGGCCACTCCCCTATTAACCGATTTAAGAAGGCAATGGAAAGAGGCTAAAATTACAGTTATATGCCAAACACCTATCGATAGTGTACTTCAAAATCACCCTGATATTAACTCCATTTACGCATTTAAACGTCCTAAGAGCTGGTTAAACAAGTTTCATCATTATGAGGTTATCGATTTTTTGCAAAAAGGCCAATATGATTTAGGTCTTCTTTTAACAAATTCTTTCTCCTCAGCTTGGTGGTTTTTAAAAGGAAAAGTTCAAAATCGCCTCGGCTTTGCTGATGGGTTTAGAAGTCTTTTGCTAAACAAAGCTATACCTTTTCCGAAAAACAAGGAATTCCAGCATCAAGTTATTACGTATAAAACGTTACTCGGCCCTTTAGCCATTCCCGTTTCCTCTACGCCTCCCCAACTTTACGTAAGTACTCAAGAACTCCAAGAGGCTCATCATTTTCTCCATCGTTGCGGGATTGACCTTCAAAAAAATATTTTGGTAGGCATCAATCCTGGAGCAGCTTATGGCTCGGCTAAATGCTGGCCGCCTGAGCGCTTTAATAAATTAACGAAAAAGTTATTAGAAAACCCGAATGTTTTTGTTATTTATTTTGGCGATAGTAACGGAGTTTCGGTGGTCAACCAAATATGCCAAGACTTGCCTAACCGTGCAATTAATCTAGCAGGACGCACATCTATTCGCGAGTTGATAGCCCTGCTAAAATGTTGCTCTATCTTTCTTACCAATGATAGCGGACCTATGCACATAGCTGCTGCTTTGGGTGTACGTTTGCTAGCACTCTTTGGCTCTACTAATGAGATAAAAACAGGTCCTTATCCTCAAGGGTTGGTGATTCATAAACATGTCGAATGCTCTCCTTGCTACAAGCGTGTATGCCCTATTGATTTTCGCTGCATGACCAAGATCAAGGTGGAAGAAGTCTATGAACAACTTGAAAGATTGGTAAAAGAAAATAGCTGTTGA
- a CDS encoding UTP--glucose-1-phosphate uridylyltransferase — translation MNYDRAIAKLNSIQQPHLLNYWHELNEAEKNLLLQQIENLDIAAFHEQQAVINARFLCDISVDPFLDYQKVGSLEDALLGKEAIEQGRLGCLIVAGGQGTRLHLEGPKGLYPISLIRHKSLFQLFSEKIVAASKLALHPLQAAIMTSPLNHERTLAYFKTHAYFQLRKEQLDFFAQPMLPFLDEAGNLFLEKKGLLAEGPNGNGACLHQFWEEGLLAKWKKMGIEHLNFVMIDNPLADPFDAELFGMHIRNQNDITIKCTLRADPEEKVGVIVKQHQKVQVIEYTEFPESERYARLSGGSLKHPCANISLFCISLSFIEKICDKKIKMPLHALYKKTPSLIDSSQKGWKFEHFIFDIFPLADKVQALLCPRERCFAPLKNLSGQDSPTSVQDALQARDRQLYEELFSKKAPLVPFELAQDFYYPVPSYVDQWKNHALPPEGYFGDIGCLDI, via the coding sequence ATGAATTATGATAGGGCAATAGCCAAGCTCAATAGCATTCAACAGCCTCACCTCCTTAACTATTGGCATGAACTTAATGAAGCAGAAAAAAACCTTTTATTACAACAGATTGAAAATTTAGATATCGCTGCTTTTCATGAGCAGCAAGCTGTAATTAACGCACGCTTTCTTTGCGACATTTCTGTAGATCCTTTTCTAGATTATCAAAAAGTGGGCTCTTTAGAAGATGCATTACTTGGCAAAGAAGCGATCGAGCAAGGACGCTTGGGTTGCTTAATTGTAGCTGGAGGGCAAGGGACACGCTTACATCTAGAGGGACCTAAAGGTTTATATCCTATTAGCCTTATACGCCATAAAAGCCTTTTTCAGTTATTTTCTGAGAAGATTGTAGCAGCAAGTAAGCTAGCCCTTCATCCTCTCCAGGCAGCTATCATGACATCTCCTCTTAATCATGAGAGGACCTTAGCCTATTTTAAAACCCATGCTTATTTTCAATTAAGAAAAGAACAGCTGGATTTCTTTGCTCAGCCCATGCTCCCCTTTCTAGATGAGGCTGGCAACCTTTTCTTAGAAAAAAAAGGATTGTTAGCTGAAGGGCCCAACGGCAATGGAGCCTGCCTGCATCAATTTTGGGAGGAAGGTCTCTTAGCCAAATGGAAAAAAATGGGCATTGAGCATTTAAATTTTGTTATGATTGATAATCCCTTAGCCGATCCTTTTGATGCTGAGCTATTTGGCATGCATATTCGTAATCAGAATGATATTACTATCAAGTGTACGCTACGAGCAGATCCGGAGGAAAAGGTAGGGGTTATCGTCAAGCAGCATCAAAAAGTTCAGGTCATTGAATATACTGAATTCCCTGAAAGTGAACGCTATGCAAGGCTATCCGGCGGCTCTCTTAAGCACCCTTGTGCTAATATCAGCTTATTTTGCATCAGCCTATCATTTATTGAAAAAATTTGTGATAAAAAAATAAAGATGCCTCTCCATGCTCTTTACAAAAAGACACCTAGCTTAATCGATTCTTCCCAAAAAGGATGGAAATTTGAGCATTTTATTTTTGACATTTTTCCTCTTGCCGATAAAGTTCAAGCGCTACTTTGCCCACGAGAAAGATGCTTTGCTCCTCTAAAAAACTTGAGTGGTCAAGACAGCCCTACGAGTGTCCAGGATGCCTTGCAAGCTAGAGATCGACAATTATATGAGGAGCTTTTTAGCAAAAAAGCTCCTTTGGTTCCCTTTGAGCTAGCGCAAGATTTTTACTACCCCGTTCCTTCTTACGTGGACCAATGGAAAAACCATGCTTTGCCCCCTGAAGGCTACTTTGGAGATATCGGATGCTTGGATATTTGA
- a CDS encoding NAD(P)H-dependent glycerol-3-phosphate dehydrogenase: MKVGFLGAGSWGYSLASLLASKGYQLISWTARPELVKHLTEKREHPYLPGHTFNGSMKFTTDIKEALQGVDMLVEAVTSAGIRPVFEQVKTLGLPKCPIVITSKGIEQNTGLILPDVVVEVLGGNTRQQVAFLSGPSFAQDVIRKLPTSVVGSAYAPEVMRIVTDTFTTHTFRVYPNPDIHGVAYGGALKNIIAIACGMAEGLELGHSAKAALMTRGLHEIRKLAVARGCKAETLNGLSGMGDLCLTCGSLMSRNFRFGYLLAQGLSPQEAAVKIEMVVEGAYTCVSTLQLSHQLNVSMPITEIVYKIIYENLAPQEAVKALMQRTIKEEHL; encoded by the coding sequence ATGAAAGTAGGATTCCTAGGAGCCGGAAGCTGGGGATATAGCCTGGCATCACTATTAGCTTCCAAAGGATATCAGTTAATCTCTTGGACCGCACGACCCGAGCTCGTTAAACATTTAACAGAAAAGCGTGAACATCCTTACTTGCCAGGCCATACATTCAATGGTAGCATGAAATTCACAACAGATATAAAAGAAGCTTTGCAAGGAGTTGATATGCTTGTTGAGGCTGTCACTTCAGCAGGCATTCGCCCTGTCTTTGAACAAGTTAAAACGCTAGGACTTCCTAAATGCCCTATCGTTATTACCTCTAAAGGAATTGAGCAAAATACAGGGCTTATTCTTCCTGATGTTGTCGTAGAAGTGTTAGGAGGAAATACTCGCCAGCAAGTAGCTTTTTTAAGTGGACCTAGTTTTGCTCAAGATGTTATACGAAAACTGCCCACCTCTGTCGTTGGCTCTGCTTATGCTCCTGAAGTGATGCGCATTGTTACCGATACTTTTACCACTCATACTTTTCGTGTTTATCCTAATCCTGATATCCACGGAGTAGCCTATGGCGGAGCCTTAAAAAATATCATCGCTATTGCCTGCGGTATGGCTGAAGGATTAGAATTAGGTCATAGTGCTAAAGCAGCATTAATGACACGTGGCTTACATGAAATTCGCAAGCTCGCTGTTGCTAGAGGCTGTAAAGCTGAAACATTAAATGGCTTATCAGGAATGGGTGACTTATGCTTGACCTGCGGCTCCTTGATGAGTCGGAATTTTCGTTTCGGATACCTTTTAGCGCAAGGGTTATCTCCCCAAGAAGCAGCTGTTAAAATCGAAATGGTTGTAGAAGGAGCCTATACCTGCGTTTCCACCTTACAGCTTAGCCATCAGCTGAATGTAAGTATGCCTATCACCGAGATTGTTTATAAGATCATTTACGAAAATCTTGCCCCTCAGGAAGCTGTTAAAGCTCTAATGCAAAGAACCATTAAGGAAGAACATCTTTAA
- a CDS encoding bifunctional ADP-dependent NAD(P)H-hydrate dehydratase/NAD(P)H-hydrate epimerase, with amino-acid sequence MKVFTAQQMRNLEAQAYQDNASEEFFMEQAGASIAQMVEEYLNIHQLAKYIILLCAKGNNSGDAYVAGRYLLKKGCKVCALQAVSLEAGSPLCIKNYHRFKQAGGETKDPSFSFPEEGVILDGFFGTGFKGSLQEPFASIVGRANTSKLPILAIDIPSGLNGDTGIAEGEAIQATQTLFLGAPKKGFFINDGWNYVGNLHPIDFGMPKEFFDQAPTDMIMLTKNIVQPLLPPIKRCWHKYERGYVTALAGSPHMPGAALLSARAALTAGAGIVRLIHPKEMEMALAAAPVELVRQSYCLQNLEAILEPINKASASYIGPGMGKTEEASYLLKSILKHIKKPCVLDADALTLLSESQVPLPKGLVLTPHHGEMLRLLRAEQGPLASGKLLELAQSFTNDKNVTLVLKGAPTFILQPNLPIHVSPRGDAGMATAGSGDVLTGIIAALLAQGLPPPQAAILGAWLHAVAGEQAAKEKTSYCMTASDIITYLPHAYKELLK; translated from the coding sequence ATGAAAGTCTTTACAGCACAGCAGATGAGGAATTTAGAAGCGCAAGCCTACCAAGATAACGCTTCTGAGGAATTTTTTATGGAACAGGCAGGCGCTAGCATTGCTCAAATGGTAGAAGAGTATCTTAACATCCATCAGCTTGCTAAGTATATTATCTTATTGTGTGCTAAAGGTAATAATTCTGGAGATGCTTACGTAGCAGGGCGTTATCTTTTAAAGAAAGGATGTAAAGTATGTGCTTTGCAAGCTGTTTCTTTAGAAGCAGGTTCCCCTTTATGTATCAAGAATTATCATCGTTTTAAGCAAGCAGGTGGAGAGACAAAAGATCCCTCTTTTTCTTTTCCTGAAGAAGGAGTTATCCTAGATGGCTTCTTTGGCACAGGATTTAAAGGCAGCCTACAAGAGCCTTTTGCTAGTATAGTAGGGCGTGCCAATACCTCTAAATTACCTATCTTAGCCATCGATATTCCCTCAGGATTAAATGGTGATACTGGGATTGCGGAAGGTGAAGCCATTCAAGCCACTCAAACTCTTTTTTTAGGCGCCCCTAAAAAAGGCTTCTTTATAAACGATGGCTGGAACTATGTAGGTAACTTACATCCTATTGACTTTGGGATGCCTAAAGAATTTTTCGATCAGGCTCCTACTGATATGATTATGCTGACTAAAAACATTGTGCAGCCGCTACTTCCTCCTATTAAAAGATGTTGGCATAAATATGAACGTGGTTATGTGACAGCCCTAGCAGGCTCTCCTCACATGCCGGGGGCTGCCCTTCTCTCTGCAAGGGCAGCCTTAACGGCAGGAGCAGGCATTGTACGTTTAATTCATCCTAAAGAAATGGAAATGGCACTTGCAGCTGCCCCTGTGGAATTAGTGCGGCAAAGCTATTGTTTGCAAAATCTAGAGGCTATCCTTGAGCCTATAAATAAAGCGTCCGCTTCTTATATAGGGCCTGGTATGGGGAAAACAGAAGAAGCCTCTTACCTTCTTAAATCTATCCTCAAGCATATTAAAAAACCTTGTGTCTTAGATGCAGACGCGCTAACTCTGCTATCTGAGAGTCAAGTACCTTTACCTAAAGGGCTAGTATTAACCCCTCATCATGGAGAGATGTTAAGGCTCTTAAGAGCGGAGCAAGGGCCTCTCGCCTCAGGAAAACTGCTAGAATTAGCTCAATCATTTACTAATGATAAAAATGTTACCTTGGTACTTAAAGGAGCTCCTACCTTTATTTTGCAGCCAAACTTGCCTATACATGTTAGTCCAAGAGGTGATGCAGGAATGGCTACTGCAGGGAGTGGGGATGTATTAACAGGGATAATTGCAGCTTTGCTAGCGCAAGGTTTACCGCCTCCTCAAGCCGCAATCTTAGGAGCTTGGTTGCATGCTGTAGCAGGTGAACAAGCAGCTAAAGAGAAAACCTCTTATTGTATGACAGCCTCTGATATCATTACTTACCTTCCCCATGCTTATAAAGAGCTCTTAAAATAA
- a CDS encoding leucine-rich repeat domain-containing protein has product MNTSSSTSIEHLPNEILVSILKACASPSLFSVCGRWRYLLATEVMPSLYKQIGKVHIPQGDVNKQALILDRVYKLEDRLSETAKVNAIFKQIFTLASTLSPLGLEFKWITEEKRYFTLANYSSYLLNINRLLLWQKLPGGKENLNKENVKSLPLKQKGELLKAYIEELSKWMKEQDKSFTHLKLSESGLTFLSPEIGQLSQLQKLYLERNQLTCLSAEIGQLSQLRELNLNYNQLTTLPAEIGQLSQLQKLYLQHGQLTSLPAEIGQLSQLGTLYLDSNQLTSLPAEIGQLSQLQYLLLSSNQLTSLPAGIWQLFLLDNLYLGNNQLTSLPAEIGQLSQLRFLHLERNQLTFLPAEIGQLSRLVELHLNNNHLNSLPPEIGQLLKRLTPKLNGNPLQNIPDKIKQRFRI; this is encoded by the coding sequence ATGAATACTTCCTCCTCTACCAGCATTGAACATCTACCTAACGAAATACTAGTCTCTATTTTAAAAGCTTGTGCTAGCCCTTCTTTATTTAGCGTTTGTGGAAGATGGCGATATTTGCTGGCTACAGAAGTCATGCCTTCTCTTTATAAACAAATAGGTAAAGTGCATATTCCTCAAGGAGATGTTAATAAGCAGGCTCTTATTTTAGATAGGGTTTATAAGCTAGAAGATAGGCTTTCTGAAACAGCAAAAGTCAATGCCATCTTTAAGCAAATCTTTACTCTAGCTAGCACTCTTTCTCCTTTAGGGTTAGAATTTAAATGGATAACTGAGGAAAAAAGATATTTTACTCTGGCTAATTACTCCTCTTATCTCTTAAATATTAATCGCCTCTTACTCTGGCAGAAACTGCCTGGAGGGAAGGAGAACTTAAACAAAGAAAATGTTAAGTCATTACCTTTAAAGCAAAAAGGAGAGCTTCTAAAGGCTTATATAGAAGAACTAAGCAAATGGATGAAAGAGCAAGATAAAAGTTTCACTCACCTAAAATTAAGTGAATCAGGCTTAACTTTTTTATCGCCAGAGATAGGGCAGCTGTCGCAGCTGCAAAAACTTTACTTAGAAAGAAACCAGCTGACGTGCCTTTCTGCAGAGATAGGGCAACTATCGCAGTTGAGAGAGCTTAACTTAAACTACAACCAACTAACTACCCTTCCTGCAGAGATAGGGCAGCTTTCTCAGCTGCAAAAACTTTACTTGCAACACGGCCAGCTTACCTCTCTTCCTGCAGAGATAGGACAGCTAAGTCAGCTGGGAACGCTTTACTTAGACAGCAATCAGCTTACCTCTCTTCCTGCAGAGATAGGGCAGTTATCTCAGCTACAATATCTTCTCTTAAGCAGCAACCAGCTTACCTCTCTTCCGGCCGGGATATGGCAGCTTTTTTTGTTGGATAATCTTTACTTAGGCAACAACCAACTTACCTCCCTTCCTGCAGAGATAGGGCAGCTATCCCAGCTGCGCTTCCTTCACTTAGAAAGAAACCAGCTAACCTTCCTTCCTGCAGAGATAGGGCAACTATCCCGACTAGTTGAACTTCACTTAAACAATAATCACTTAAACTCCCTTCCTCCAGAGATAGGACAGCTATTAAAACGGCTAACTCCTAAGTTAAATGGAAATCCGCTACAAAACATTCCAGATAAAATAAAGCAGCGCTTTCGTATTTAG